The following are from one region of the Actinoplanes sp. L3-i22 genome:
- a CDS encoding TIGR03943 family protein, with protein sequence MSRMAQAVIMLLFGGAIIKATVTDVFLRYVKEGLRPFLLVAGILLVAAAIMTIWYDLRASRHGAEEHPEEHDDGHGHGHHEPRVGWLLLLPVLGLLLISPPALGSFAAGQAGSVGLSAASDYPPLPAGDPIELSLLDYASRAVFDSGRSLAGRNVKMTGFITPGPDGKPMLARIVLTCCAADGRPIKVGLTGVPLDAPPDAWIQVVGVYSTEVGTDPVNQAQVAYLEVKSWQEIDQPKQPYA encoded by the coding sequence ATGAGCCGGATGGCACAGGCGGTGATCATGCTGCTGTTCGGTGGCGCGATCATCAAGGCGACGGTCACCGATGTGTTCCTGCGCTATGTCAAGGAGGGCCTTCGGCCCTTCCTGCTGGTCGCGGGAATCCTGCTGGTCGCGGCGGCGATCATGACGATTTGGTACGACCTTCGCGCGTCCCGTCACGGCGCGGAGGAGCACCCCGAGGAGCATGACGACGGGCACGGTCACGGCCACCACGAGCCGCGCGTCGGCTGGCTGCTGCTCCTGCCGGTGCTCGGCCTGCTGCTGATCTCGCCGCCGGCGCTGGGCTCGTTCGCGGCCGGGCAGGCCGGCAGCGTCGGGCTCTCCGCCGCCTCGGACTATCCGCCGCTGCCGGCCGGCGATCCGATCGAGCTGAGCCTGCTCGACTACGCGTCCCGGGCGGTCTTCGACAGCGGCCGCAGCCTGGCCGGGCGCAACGTGAAGATGACCGGCTTCATCACGCCCGGGCCGGACGGCAAGCCGATGCTCGCCCGGATCGTGCTGACCTGCTGCGCGGCCGACGGCCGGCCGATCAAAGTCGGTCTGACCGGTGTCCCGCTGGACGCGCCGCCGGACGCCTGGATCCAGGTGGTCGGCGTCTACAGCACCGAGGTGGGCACCGACCCGGTGAACCAGGCGCAGGTCGCCTACCTCGAGGTCAAGTCCTGGCAGGAGATCGACCAGCCCAAACAGCCCTACGCCTGA
- a CDS encoding MarR family winged helix-turn-helix transcriptional regulator: MKPHPGLGDMLLGLSATIQRRHAQICAEHDLTPAQSQLLCTIKDQPRRMVDLAAQLGMAKPALSQLIDRIEARGLVRRTTSEQDRRVVMLHATPEGQKIGRALYEDVDARLPDLLGALTPDDQEQFAGLLAKVHVGRCPHRTT, encoded by the coding sequence GTGAAACCACACCCCGGACTCGGCGACATGCTGCTGGGGCTCTCCGCCACGATCCAGCGCCGCCACGCGCAGATCTGCGCCGAGCACGACCTCACCCCCGCGCAGTCCCAGCTGCTGTGCACGATCAAGGACCAGCCCCGGCGGATGGTCGACCTCGCCGCCCAGCTCGGCATGGCCAAGCCCGCGCTCAGCCAGCTCATCGACCGCATCGAGGCCCGCGGGCTGGTCCGCCGCACGACGTCCGAGCAGGATCGGCGCGTGGTCATGCTGCACGCCACCCCCGAGGGACAAAAAATCGGGCGTGCGCTGTACGAGGACGTCGACGCCCGCCTGCCCGACCTGCTCGGCGCGCTCACCCCGGACGACCAGGAGCAGTTCGCCGGCCTGCTCGCCAAGGTCCACGTGGGGCGATGCCCGCACCGGACGACCTGA
- a CDS encoding alkene reductase encodes MATAFDAYDLGGTKLSNRIAMSPMTRNRAFGPGLSPTELNAEYYAQRAGAGLIITEGTQPAEGGQGYLNTPGLHSDEQIAGWRTVTDAVHANGGVIFAQLMHTGRIGHPSMLPGELGPVAPSAVPAAGQVFTHDGLQDLVTPKELTEAEIAEVIAGFAAAARNAIAAGFDGVEIHGANGYLVHQFLSTNANRRTDGWGGDIEGRTRFATEVATAVAEAVGANRVGIRLSPGNTYNDIAEESVEELYTALLARLAPLNLAYLHIAESAGRELTTKLRAQWPGTFVLNPGTYPNPTGPDALALIEDGTADLVSYGVLFLANPDLPARLRAGGPFNTPDMAKAYGGDHTGYIDYPPLGA; translated from the coding sequence ATGGCAACCGCATTTGACGCGTACGACCTCGGTGGCACCAAGCTCAGCAACCGCATCGCGATGTCCCCGATGACCCGTAACCGCGCGTTCGGTCCGGGCCTGAGCCCGACCGAGCTGAACGCGGAGTACTACGCGCAACGGGCCGGCGCCGGCCTGATCATCACCGAGGGCACCCAGCCGGCGGAGGGTGGCCAGGGCTACCTGAACACGCCGGGCCTGCACTCCGACGAGCAGATCGCCGGCTGGCGCACGGTCACCGACGCGGTGCACGCGAACGGCGGCGTGATCTTCGCGCAGCTGATGCACACCGGCCGGATCGGGCACCCGAGCATGCTCCCGGGCGAGCTCGGCCCGGTCGCGCCGTCCGCGGTGCCGGCCGCCGGCCAGGTCTTCACCCACGACGGGCTGCAGGACCTGGTCACCCCGAAGGAGCTGACCGAGGCGGAGATCGCCGAGGTGATCGCCGGGTTCGCCGCGGCGGCCCGCAACGCGATCGCGGCCGGGTTCGACGGCGTCGAGATCCACGGGGCGAACGGCTACCTGGTGCACCAGTTCCTGTCGACGAACGCGAACCGGCGCACCGACGGCTGGGGCGGCGACATCGAGGGCCGGACCCGGTTCGCCACCGAGGTGGCCACGGCGGTGGCCGAGGCCGTCGGCGCCAACCGGGTCGGCATCCGGCTCTCGCCCGGGAACACGTACAACGACATCGCCGAGGAGTCCGTCGAGGAGCTCTACACGGCGCTGCTCGCCCGGCTCGCCCCGCTGAACCTCGCCTACCTGCACATCGCCGAGAGCGCCGGCCGGGAGCTGACCACCAAGCTGCGCGCCCAGTGGCCGGGCACGTTCGTGCTGAACCCGGGCACCTACCCGAACCCGACCGGCCCGGACGCGCTCGCGCTGATCGAGGACGGGACCGCGGACCTGGTCTCGTACGGCGTCCTGTTCCTGGCCAACCCGGACCTGCCGGCCCGGCTGCGGGCCGGCGGCCCGTTCAACACCCCGGACATGGCCAAGGCCTACGGCGGCGACCACACCGGCTACATCGACTACCCGCCGCTCGGCGCCTGA